In Rubrivirga sp. SAORIC476, the following proteins share a genomic window:
- a CDS encoding relaxase/mobilization nuclease domain-containing protein produces MVASASTASSFGDLASYLGGGEERVGWVGTRNVFADDVPGTVAEMREQAALSSKCEKPVYHVTIAFDPSDNPTEAEIRGTVDRTLRDVGLGDHQALVVRHVDREHAHVHVMVNRVGPDGRAWSTSNDRRRLRASVERQERELGLRWTGRNARAAGARGQTDRGFAREVRGRALGDFQGATSWTDLDARLQAKGFRVERRGRGAVVTDGKREAKLSSVSRTVSRPRLEARLGSLTAHQRSGRVPSRSVSPEEHGTRESGRQRPQARRTRSVSERARGRIRQRRRGVLRRSALRTRRVGRAVGRAVVADGERDADEVFGRTALRLGSRAALRAASRSGRGASGAQEPSQSRDPASHAARTYEARARARDARRGGRVDRMEQAVLDHARTARLVAEREKALQVVARIQEKAASAVSAAQKGLGDAQARASEAKRAFGVTMTETYAKPSEAGQAFLSDVESSGVGRAAQRMAVDPERYGALKTTPATLRYSLTRGTTTELARTAAPLAAERGRAFVEARQSVQKAEAEVRRVGEVHRAVSSELSGVRPLARRTGVDEFGPDAVRARLERLEKALRERSARSPGVRITPARLDGAAGKALGARVGSVGLSAAKAAAKTAAKSVVRGD; encoded by the coding sequence ATGGTCGCGAGTGCCAGCACCGCGTCCAGCTTCGGAGACCTCGCCAGCTACCTCGGCGGTGGCGAGGAGCGTGTGGGCTGGGTCGGGACGCGGAACGTGTTCGCGGACGACGTGCCGGGGACGGTCGCAGAGATGCGCGAGCAGGCGGCGCTCTCGTCGAAGTGCGAGAAGCCGGTCTACCACGTCACCATCGCGTTCGACCCGTCGGACAACCCAACCGAGGCGGAGATACGGGGGACCGTCGATCGGACGCTCCGCGACGTCGGGCTGGGGGACCACCAGGCGCTCGTCGTCCGCCACGTGGACCGAGAGCACGCCCACGTCCACGTGATGGTCAACCGCGTCGGGCCGGACGGGCGCGCGTGGTCCACGTCGAACGACCGGCGGCGGCTCCGGGCGTCGGTGGAGCGGCAGGAGCGCGAGCTCGGGCTGAGGTGGACGGGCCGGAACGCGCGGGCCGCTGGCGCCAGAGGCCAGACCGACCGAGGGTTCGCGCGCGAGGTCCGGGGCCGTGCGCTCGGCGACTTTCAGGGGGCGACCTCGTGGACCGACCTCGACGCTCGGTTGCAGGCGAAGGGGTTCCGCGTTGAGCGGCGCGGTCGCGGCGCCGTCGTGACGGACGGGAAGCGCGAGGCGAAGCTGTCGTCGGTGAGCCGGACGGTCAGCCGACCTCGGCTGGAAGCCCGCCTCGGTAGCCTCACGGCCCACCAGCGCTCCGGTCGCGTCCCGTCTCGGTCCGTGTCTCCCGAAGAGCACGGGACGAGAGAGAGCGGACGCCAGAGGCCCCAGGCGAGACGGACTCGCTCTGTGTCCGAACGGGCGCGAGGACGCATCCGCCAGAGGCGGCGGGGTGTGCTGAGGCGAAGCGCCCTCCGAACGCGCCGCGTGGGCCGTGCCGTCGGACGCGCTGTCGTCGCTGATGGGGAGCGCGACGCGGACGAGGTGTTCGGACGGACGGCGCTGAGGCTCGGCTCGCGCGCGGCCCTCCGCGCCGCCAGCCGGAGCGGTCGAGGAGCCTCCGGCGCACAAGAGCCATCACAGAGCCGGGACCCAGCCTCGCACGCGGCGCGGACCTACGAGGCCCGTGCGCGAGCCCGAGATGCCCGGCGGGGAGGGCGAGTGGACCGGATGGAACAGGCCGTCCTCGACCACGCGCGGACGGCCCGGCTCGTGGCCGAGCGCGAGAAGGCGCTCCAGGTGGTCGCCCGGATCCAGGAGAAGGCGGCAAGCGCCGTCTCGGCCGCCCAGAAGGGACTCGGCGACGCCCAGGCGCGTGCGTCCGAGGCGAAGCGCGCGTTCGGGGTCACGATGACGGAGACCTACGCGAAGCCGTCAGAGGCGGGGCAGGCGTTCTTGAGCGACGTCGAGTCCAGCGGCGTGGGCCGGGCCGCCCAACGGATGGCCGTCGACCCCGAGAGGTACGGGGCGCTCAAGACGACGCCCGCCACGTTGCGCTACAGCCTCACCCGAGGAACGACGACGGAGCTCGCGCGCACCGCCGCGCCGCTGGCGGCGGAACGCGGGCGCGCGTTCGTCGAGGCCCGGCAGTCCGTCCAGAAAGCCGAAGCCGAGGTGAGACGGGTCGGGGAGGTCCACCGCGCGGTGTCGTCCGAGCTGTCCGGAGTCCGGCCCCTCGCCCGGAGAACAGGCGTCGACGAGTTCGGCCCAGACGCCGTGAGGGCGCGGCTCGAACGGCTCGAGAAGGCTCTCCGGGAACGATCAGCCCGCTCGCCCGGCGTCAGGATCACGCCCGCCCGACTGGACGGCGCCGCTGGGAAGGCGCTCGGCGCGCGCGTGGGGTCAGTCGGCCTGTCCGCCGCGAAGGCTGCGGCAAAGACGGCCGCGAAGTCGGTCGTGCGGGGGGACTGA
- the mobC gene encoding plasmid mobilization relaxosome protein MobC translates to MTPEATARATPESAPTPRKKGGRPKGSRRGEKVEVRVSAAEKADLRGAAREAGLTVSEYVRRRSLGQPVVARADRETRVLLRRIGVNLNQLARAANAAGTSLPQRQLGGALAELRDVLAGLG, encoded by the coding sequence ATGACGCCAGAGGCCACCGCACGCGCCACTCCCGAGAGCGCCCCGACGCCCCGGAAGAAGGGCGGTCGACCGAAGGGGAGCCGCCGCGGCGAGAAGGTCGAGGTCCGCGTGAGCGCAGCCGAGAAGGCCGACCTCCGGGGCGCCGCCCGCGAGGCCGGGCTGACGGTCTCGGAGTACGTCCGCCGACGGTCCCTCGGGCAGCCCGTCGTGGCGCGGGCCGACCGCGAGACGCGCGTGCTCCTCCGCCGGATCGGGGTCAACCTCAACCAGCTCGCGCGGGCAGCGAACGCCGCGGGCACCTCCCTCCCGCAGCGCCAGTTGGGCGGCGCGCTCGCGGAGCTCCGCGACGTGCTGGCCGGGCTCGGGTGA